One segment of Ancylothrix sp. D3o DNA contains the following:
- the cysH gene encoding phosphoadenosine phosphosulfate reductase: MVCSQQADIDNSHLDLDELNERFENAHPKEILAWCLRNIPTGLIQTSAFGVTGMVIMDLLYRELKPNPPVPVLFLDTLHHFKETLDLVERSRQHYNLDLRVYKVIDAESRELFARRYGDLLWEKDVQKFHYLTKVEPLQRGLSELNTQAWITGRRRDQSDSRTKLFVFERDIKKRIKVNPLASWTRKETWSYVLEHNVPYNVLHDMGYASIGDEPLTTPVGADEHERAGRWRGTGKTECGIHI, translated from the coding sequence ATGGTCTGCTCGCAACAAGCTGACATTGATAATTCGCACCTTGATTTGGACGAACTTAATGAGAGATTTGAAAACGCGCACCCCAAGGAAATTTTGGCCTGGTGTCTTCGCAACATCCCCACCGGCCTGATCCAAACCAGCGCTTTTGGTGTCACCGGCATGGTAATTATGGATCTTTTGTATCGGGAACTAAAGCCTAATCCGCCTGTGCCGGTGTTGTTTTTGGATACGCTTCACCATTTTAAAGAAACTCTTGACCTTGTGGAACGCAGTCGCCAGCACTACAATTTGGATCTCAGAGTGTATAAGGTAATTGATGCTGAGTCCCGCGAACTTTTTGCGCGTCGCTATGGTGATTTGCTGTGGGAAAAGGATGTGCAAAAATTTCACTATCTCACAAAGGTTGAGCCTTTGCAGCGGGGTTTATCAGAGTTGAATACACAGGCTTGGATAACTGGCCGGCGTAGGGATCAATCTGATAGTCGCACAAAGTTATTCGTTTTTGAGCGAGATATCAAAAAACGCATTAAGGTCAATCCTTTGGCGTCTTGGACTCGCAAAGAAACGTGGTCTTATGTGTTGGAGCATAATGTTCCTTATAATGTGCTACATGATATGGGGTATGCCAGCATTGGTGATGAACCGCTGACGACGCCGGTGGGAGCAGACGAGCACGAGCGGGCGGGCCGGTGGCGTGGTACCGGCAAGACAGAGTGTGGGATTCACATCTAA